The stretch of DNA GACCGTGGGAGGTCCACTTTGGATGCTCATCTTGAAGTGGGGGGAGTTGTTGGAGATGAAAATATACATGAGGAGGTATGGtcctaaataaaaaatataaatgtgtTGTGGGTATGAGTGGTTAGTGAAATGAACATAAATGATAAATTATCATATTCTCCAAAGTAAACATCGAAAAATAGGACAATAAAAAACTCCCTCTATCtccatccccccaaaaaaatcaatcCCCACCTTGATGAGCGTATATAGGCATAGATATAGGTACATACATGCATAAGCCTACCATGAGAATGATATAGTAACCACAAAATCAAAGAGGTCAATGAGCTGGTTtaaaaagaaagaagaagaaaaaatgaatatatatacaatataaacaCCCCCTATAAAGAAAAGAATGCTAAACATGAAGGAAATGAAAGTAAAATGCAACTCCGGTGTAAAGGAAGGTATACATACATGGTGTAGGTGTGATAATACATATACACCACCATATATATATCATTATGCTAAGATCACCCTTAGTTATGACATCCTAACTGAGACCAAGTTAGAAAACAGGAGGACCAACTGGAGATAAAACCCAAACCTGTAAAATATAATGAAGATAagttctgatcagaaactgcatACAGTACCAGTATAAAGAATGAAGTATCATAGAAACGATGAAAGGTCAGGGTAATCCAGCTAAGAGTCCGCGCCTGCGTCGATAACGCGATAGAATAGAAGCAAACTGTCAAAGCCTAAGTCCGCAAGCATGCGCGGATCGGGTAGTCAATAAATATATAGCGGAGGTCTCGCGGCAACGCAGTGAAACATGATCATAGTGACGTGACATGCAAATGCAAGTCACGATCACATGATGGACCGGAGCCAATTGAAAAAGAGGGTGTGAATAAATTATAATGCCGTGCATTACGATCCCAGTGACGTGATGCGTGTCTGTGAGTCACCAGCACATGACGGAGGGGAGCCAATTAAAAAAGAGGGTGTGAATCAAAGACACATATGGGCATGACGTACCAGCAAGCGATTGGAAGCTGGAAGCATGTGACCCAAAGCGAGCCTTCAAAGGCTGGACCccgcccccaacactcacacctgcatcatcccctgaagacgctgtgtaacagcgaaacatgtcgggatgcagggcgTGTGAGAGTTAGTGTTTTTTAGGCAGTGATATGCGGAAAAGCTCTACTAACAGTGACAATAAAGAAAACGCCATAGTAGCAGCGAACTATAGAGCTTAGACCGGAATAGATGTAGTTAGTATAGGAGGCAGTGGCTACTAGAAGCGCATAGGAGATGGAGATAGATTGATATGAAGTGAGAGGAGGAACGTACATAGGAGATAGAGAGTGACTGATAAAAAGTGAGAGGAGGAACGTctcaataaagaaaaataataggTGTTACCACTAGTGGAATAGCATGATACATGTCCCTATATCTAAGGGAACAGTAACAGCCAATAGATCGTGACGCTCCTCTAATGTATCGTCCCAATAGCGAGGGTAATAGATAATatccccccaccctccctcctccTTGTCCCCCTCTCCCCTTTCCCACTCCCCCTTCCCCTGTTCAAAATAGTTGCCACACATGAATAGGAAGGAAGAAAGAGCCATCTACTAAGAAGGTCGCAGTAAATGATATGCaccaatataagaatatatatcACCAAGAGTAAAGAATTCAGAGATattccgcatcactgatagttttaaacatgtctgtaacatagtaacaatataaatatttgaataaaaggatcgtatttattaaaataatgaaataaaagtgaagttttaaaagaaaaaacagtactggatccaaaaacgtaaataggtccCTAGGGACCACCAGTTAGCAAATGTAAAGTCTAAAACGTTGACAagtactgtgaggtcaaaagCTTTAAAAATTTGCGGATGAAAAATAAAACCCCATTTGGACTATTAACCACTGAAGTCTGAGAGTCTACTGTTGCAGCAACATGCCACGATTACtctaccctttccacatctacACTGTACTCCTGCAGGGAGAATTTTTCTAGACTTTTACATAATgagccactctttcttctgacaattagcaGTTGTGCATGTATAGATACAGGAAAGCATTCTGCCCCCATTAACGTATAATTTTTGGATACCTGTTcccaacaagccactttttcttctgacaagtaACAGTTGTGCGTGTTATATGGGAAGGCATTCTGCCCCCATTAAGGTGTAATTTCTCATAACACCGTAGTTGTATTTAATCATTATCTGCCcccaatacatttttttaaataatttttggaagctttttaTTATGAAAAGGCATAACTTATGTGATGGTGCAGTGTTTTTAAATAAGCTGTTAAACCATCAACCATGCgtatacccatagctatgtatgtcagtcagTCATTCAGACATGATTTACTATTGATGTCATTGAATTCAAGAGCTTAGGGAGGCGGggggtagaaaaaaaatacaaaaattcattaaataatttaaattttttcctaGGAGATTAGATGGAGCCATAtgacaattttcagggcaattggagcaatttTGGATTGGGTAGAATAGATTTAGGTCCAAATCAAACTTTTTGAAAATGTCGCCAGACCTGAATCAAACCGAATCACAAAAGGTTCACTTATCTCTGCATTAATTATGTAAAAACTTACAATTCCTTGTCCTTTAGTGGAATAGCCTCGTATATATTTTGGTAATGGCAAAGCAGGTGCTGTATTATGCTTTTTTGACCATACTGGAGCAAAGTATCCCATACCTGCAAAAAATACaatcaataaaaaatttttatgaATGATTACTTTCATGAGGGTTGGACTGATTCTCAATCCTATTATCAAATAtttagaaaaggctccaccagcaaactactggagctcagcctttcagttaccagctgaaaagaaggaataaatcaatagtaatataggctggctcacagtatttttgcataaaatttatTGATACACTGGATCAAAACAAACTGACTTAGTGTCAGTATCAGCATACATACATAAGTAAATGTGTaaaataggtatataagtgcggagctcacgcacaaacctAAATAACTGGAGTACTCCTAAGAATAAGACCTAAGTGCTAGAGTTAGGCTGCAAGGGGTATTCAATTGGACCGCTCAAATGTCCATGACTTTAAATGCCAATTTGCCGGATAGTTGGAACCAGAAAGGTTCAAGAGTGTCCTTGTTGTAATTTCCCGCAAGGGAGACTCTGTGTTCAAGTGTCGTCTGACAAATAGTAACCGCACTTCCTCCGATCTGCCGTGCTCCACTTACTTGTTACTTGCGGAGCAaaccttcagacccgctcgctcagcgtcccacgtgtccagccaggtagtCGATCGCTGGTTTGTGACGCAGGCGCCTAGAGCCGTCAGGCCAACGAAAGCTGGTAAAGCTGAGCTGAGCTGGTGATTGCCTGAACCTGTCAGACCAGCGGGAGTGGACACAGCAGAGTTTACCTTGTGTTTGCGGCAATATTGGATATATCAACACAGTTTCAGTCCACTTAGTAGATCTTTGGTAGATTAAATCTTTTGCAGCGGTGTAGAACGTCTTCTAATacttaaaaaaaggattgaagaaAAATGGTTGGAGAAAAATCCTCTTGCGTTTTTATGAAAAACCGCACCGGTAGCCTGGTCTTTATACACACTACACtcgtttcggaaacaagttccttcctcagtagataattATAGAATGCTGAATACAGACACAGGTCATGACTTTAAATACCCTTTTTGGGTTTAATATAAAATATGGGTCGGATTGCGGACTGGGCTAGCTGCACAGCCGCAATCTTCACCCTTAATAACATAAACAGTAATTAACCGCAAATGTATTACAACATATATCTTACTATCACATTATATTTATACATGTGCAGGATAcatgctaaaaataaaaataaaaactgttaaaaTTAAATTGTAACAGATGCTGGAATGACTGGGTTGTGGCATTAGGAAAATTTGATAGAAAATATGGGTCGGATTACGGACTGGGCTGGCCACACAGTCTCAATCTTTGCCCCATATTACATAGATAATCAGTAAACTCCAGTACATTGCTGCATACATTTTGCAATggtacattacataaatacatattTAAAATAGATACTCACAGTATAAAAAatgtgattaaaaataaaaataaaataaaataaaaattgaaatagTAATAATTATATTATATCACATGCTGGGATGTCTGGAATATGGCATTGGGGGGGAGAAGGGAAGGGATGCAGGAGGGGTCAATGCGCTGAAAAACAGCCCGGCATTGACTCCCAGTGTAAACCAACCCATCTCACCTAGAGGAACCCAAAAATTTCAATCTCCGAGTTGAGACCCTGAGGCATCAAGAACCCAAGCTCAAATATTTTCTTGGACTCCTGTCtagacattttggccacaaaatcACTTCCTCTCCAGTCTTGTTTGACCGATTTCGGCTATTCTGGTCTTAAATACCCTTTTTGTACGGCCGATGTACTGCTTTGGGCATGGGCACTGAATAATGTAAATTACTGCTCTACTATTGCATGACAGGATTTCTTTGATTTCCCATTTAAAATTATTGGACGTTGATATTATCTGTTTGATGTTTCTATCAAAGTGTGTCTGTCTACAATTTTGACAGCACCCACACCTGTAGAAACCTTTTAGATTAGCCCATGGGGTTATCAGTGATTTAGTTTGATGTTTTCTTATAGTGGGAGCCACTTGTAGTCCCAAATCGGGAGCCCGAGTATAAACTATTGGTGGATGTACCGGGAGTATAGGACCCAAGAGTTTATCATCCTTCAATAAGTGCCAGTGGTTATGGACAATACTGCTCACCATCTTGTAATCTTTGTTATATGGTAGGATTATTTTAGCTGTAATGTCTGGTTCTTGTATGGTAGTAGATACTTCTTTGGGTTTGAAGAATAGGGCTCTATCAAGTTGTCTTACCCTTTGTATTGAGTTCTCCAGTAACTTATTAGGGTACTCTTTTAGTAGGAACTGTGTTTTCATATTCAGTGCCTCTGCCTCAAACTGCTCATCTGCCGTACAATTTCTTCTTAAACGCCCAAATTGGCTATAAGGGACATTCAAGAACCACCTCGGAAGGTGACAGCTTGTATTCAGAATGAAGCTGTTTTTGGCCACATCTTTTTGATAAGTGCTACAGGCAAAAGTTTCCTCTTTCTTTTCAATATGCAGATCCCAAAAAATCACTGTATGTGGATCAATATTGGCTGTAAATTTCAAATTTAGCCTATTAGTATTGATATTGTTTATAAACTCTAACAGTGATGAATGGGATCCCTTCCAAATGATCCTCAATCCTTTAGTGAGCCAAGGCCCTGACACAATATATCAGGTCTCCAAAGGTACAATAAAACCTCATTGGTGTCATTCACAAAAAACCTATTAGACCTTATGGATATAATGCACAACCTATGATAACAGATTGCAATTAAACATGGACACATGTTCTGTATAGGTGGAGGATGTACCCTCAGAATTAATTGCTCTGATGGGCCCAAGAATCCTGACTCCATATACAAATAAAGCACAGAATTCTAGTATACACAAAAAAGATGTACAAATTATATCTGCGTTATCACTAATATTCATCAGCATGTTACCTCTGACATTACTGCGCTCAGATCACATGACAAATCCTTGTATTCAATCTCAGTGGCCAGATAAAAAGCATGTAAAGCCAGGCAGCCATTTGTCTTCAGTACTCGAACTGACTCATTGAGAAACTTGTCTATTGTAAACCAATGTGCAGCAAGTCCGGCATGCACCAGGTCCACAGAATCATTCTTCACAGGTATCTTCTCCGCTGAAGCCACCCTATAGACAGAAGAGAGATTCTCAGGGTGACTGAGGCCATCTAATCCTCTCATTATATTACTAGAACTAGTAATTCCAGCGCAGTACTCACATGTATGACACATTATTTGCGGATGTACTTTGTTTAGCCACATTTATTTGGGATTCACTAATGTCTATTCCCAGGACCTTCTCAAAGTGAGGAGCTAGAGGTAAAGTGTAGCGTCCAGTCCCACAGCCAACATCCACCAGCATTTCAAGGGGCTGCTCATTTGTCTGTAGAGAAGGGAAGAGGATATTTTGTAAAGCTGAAATTTTTTCTAAACACATTGCTTCAGTTTTACTAATCAGGTGTAGTCAAAAAATGCAACAGATTAATCACATTTGTTGATGCGGGATGATTAATCCCGCTCACCTTTCAACTATCTAGGCTGAGTTTATCCCATCCATTATCTTACCTCATGCCACAATTTAGCAAAAAGCACATTTCAAGTAAATACTGTATGCAAAACTAGTGATATCAGTTTTTGCCCCTGCCTGTCCTACAATCCTCCTCGTCAGTGTTTGCTTTCCTGGGTGCAGCAGTGACGTCCTGTACACCCagtatcaccactgcagccaattactgcttCAGCACTCGTGTGTAGTACTCTGCTGAGGCAGTGATTGGTTGTCCTTTGACATAGTGTGTTCTGTAtgggacatcactgctgcagccaagaagATGACTTCATCGGTGTAGGACCAGAGCACAATGTTGGATTAGGCAGGGAAGAAAAATGGTGAGTATCAATTCTTCCTTCTATTACTTTATCACATTTACTATTGAAAAAGTTTTAATTGAatgcagacaatccctttaatatatgTGGTGCCCAGCAggtaagccatttttttttttacaaatgttggTGCATAAATCTCCCACATTATGTTTATTATAATGACAGCAGTAAATGGTACATACAATTGTCATTTGGTTTGTGTCTGTACACTTCCATACATTGTCTTTTCATTTGAGAACATTAGGGCACATTTGTAAAGAAATGTCTGTTTACACAAATGAGCATCATTAATCCCGTCAAGCCATTTTTCATCCTCCTGAATCCTGACCCTGGCTAtttcttgcaaatctgacatgtgtcactttatgtggtaataactttggaatgcttttacttatccaagcgattgagattttttttgtaacacattgtatttcatgttTGTACTTAatgttttatctttattaaataccaaaattatagaaaatttggaaaaaattacCAGTTTTCAATATTTGAGTTTCTCTGCTTTTGAGACTGATACTGCAGTAagccctggaggagctggtgtggaggatgggagtagaAGTGTCCCTGATGaagtataaggcctcattcacacatgtgAAAGTCCGTGAAAACCCGGCCTgtcgtcctgctgagtgcacggcgttattggttgctatgacgctgtgcgcttcgcgCCGCCGCCGTTGTACAGTAAAACACTAGCAtaaatcatacgagtgtattactgtacagcggtggcacgaagcgcatggcgtcatagcaaccaatgacgctgtgcgctcgtaTACTCAGCAGGACGGCAGGATGGGTTTTGACGGACCGTGGTCGGTGAAAATCCACGTATATGTGTGAATGATGCCTAAcgctgtactccctcaggccattgctccctgagTATTGGTGATGTGGAAATGTAGTATTAAAGAACTAGGCCAGAATTAAACGTAACAAAGTCTTTAtactaagtgcaacatagaacttCAAATGCATTCTGTGGCAGCAGACTAAATGCAAATCTTCTCTTGCACCAGCAAAGATTACAGAGGAAGGTTGGATGGTGGCAGTTTAGCACTTAGGTTGTACAGACTTAGTATTGTTTTAGGTGGTGGGTGTCCTGGCTGtaatccctcaccttgcagcactgTCTTTAATGCTGGTCAtagcagttcactctgctgtctaatATTTCAAGACTTTCCTTGAGGAAGATGAATGATTGATCTCTTGGGAGAATTAAGAGCAGGAGCCCTGACTTGAGCTTCATCTCCACTCCGTCTCTGGACAGAAACTCCCCCCTCCTGGCAGAAAGCAGTACCAGCCCacccctaccaagaggggaggaacagggtggttagccctgttccctgttaaccctttgccaTCCATATCCTGCTGTAGCATACAGTCATAACAATAAAACAATACAAAATACATAATGCAAATTTTATACAAATTGTAGTACCCCCAAGGTCTGAGGAGCTACAATACTCCATAAAATAATAACTTAACATTCACTGTAtttatactttatgttggcatcattttgtaaatgtaattttatttttttaggatgttagatggAAGGCTCaacattttagaagcaatttaaaaaaaattccagaaaaTGTCCTAAACCGAATTTTTAAAGGACGATCTCAGGtatgaagtcattttgtggggcttacgacatagaaaccacccataaatgacattTTAGAGACTACACCCCTaacattattcaaaactgattttgctaactttattagccctttaggtgttccacaggaattaaaaggaaaataagggtgaaatttcaaaatgttctccattttaattcattttctagTAACACTGTGTTAgccaaataaacctcaatattgaTTAATCATATGTTTTTGGAGGGAAGATTTCATTGGAATatttttcaggcaccatgtcacatttgaagacaccctgaggtacccaaaAAGTGAAcctattttggaaactgcacCCCACACAGATTTTGTAAAGGTGTGTAGTGAGTAGGgacaagcgaacccgaactgaaagATTCAGATTCGTACCAAACATCGAGGGTTCGGGCACTTGAAACCGAATTTTGTCACTGAAGTCTGTGTTCAGATgctgaataaagtttgttgaaaggctACAGTACAGCCAATCTAAAAGCTTTTTAGCTGTGGGTACTtcaaagccatcacagtcatgcctagtattggcatgaCTGTGAATGGCCCGCGCAGCAAGTGACACAGCCTGTATAACTGCCAATTCACGTGTGGCACCGCCATTCTGCTCTAAATAGTGTAGGAGACAGGACACAGCTCGAGTGAGGCACAGTATTAGGCAAAAAGGCTCTGGGTACAGTCGGCAATAAGGCTCTGGGTGCAGTCGGGAATAAGGCTGTGAAGGGGCAGTCTGCAAAACCGCTTTGTAGGGAGAGTGTGCAATAATGCTCTGGTTACAGTCTGCAAAAtgctgtgtcacagccactatctctggctgtgaccttctgtcattgcttgttcggcactcctcactgaagttctgtttctgtgtatttgtggttctttatgggttaactcccctgtgttcatatcaggagttaatcctctgtctgctccatgggtgtggtctctctgctgcacccatggaacctgtatataaggctgaggtttcctcagttctgtgtcagctctcttgGTGTGTGtagtcttgtcctgtcctgctcctggtttgtgctttctctcccatgctgctgacctatgggatctgtgtctgtctgtctgtgctctgtgagtttccctacttgttcatttgcgtctttttccctgtctttctgttctgccagttatgttttagttactttgtgtttattctgatgtctgtgttcagcaagcttttgcagcagagtggcatgacaaggccatgcagtttaatactggtggagcaagtccttctctgctcattgccactcctgctcccttgcatgaactcctgcttgtgttatttgctctgttttgtattcatatgtctgtgttcagcaagcctttgcagcatagtggcatgacaaggccatgcagtttacttctggtggagcaagtccttctctgctcattgccactcctgctcccttgcatgaactcctgcttgtgttattatttgccctgttttgtatttgcctgtctgttatgtttgcctatgtgccgtcggtaccttctggtacctgttgtccattcgctcctgctgtcactgtctaggtcacgctccagagtggaccctggcaactttctgcggctaagtctaaccctaccatctagggctctagtgaaaaccaggagttgcttagttacgcccctctggagtattactagacagtggcgcagtggggattttctcccactgtgctgacggtacatagagctcttgttttgtctgtgctgccttccctgttttgtttgtgcaataaactcttatgtgtctgtacctgatttctgtttgtttattgcatgacgacgcggtggtctctcctgggacctccaactcgtgacatgcTGTGTGTGCAGTCTGCAATAAGGCTCTGCACCTGTGAAACAAATACTATTGTTCATCTTTatgttaattctgtgtgtgacctataGACATTTTTTGGGGTGAGATACACCTCATTTGCacctgtgacacagaaatacaattgttCATCTGTCTGTCAATATTGTTGGTGACAAATAAGGAATGCGaccatggtcgtggtgctgctggtattggtggagctcctgctgcagggagatgATGTggctgatctg from Bufo bufo chromosome 7, aBufBuf1.1, whole genome shotgun sequence encodes:
- the LOC121008537 gene encoding putative methyltransferase DDB_G0268948 — encoded protein: MAVEVFQKTTFSSVYQKYMIPASSDICNMILSYMKAKTNEQPLEMLVDVGCGTGRYTLPLAPHFEKVLGIDISESQINVAKQSTSANNVSYMVASAEKIPVKNDSVDLVHAGLAAHWFTIDKFLNESVRVLKTNGCLALHAFYLATEIEYKDLSCDLSAVMSEVWDTLLQYGQKSIIQHLLCHYQNIYEAIPLKDKELITNIPVTIQMSISEIIGFIQSICMYDAFMEKDAKKAEQFLIQTEKRFREILGEEADSVRLNVLVKHYCVFACKH